From Spirosoma aerolatum, one genomic window encodes:
- a CDS encoding COX15/CtaA family protein, whose protein sequence is MTSSTSLINKQEQRFQSLALLTIVAIYLVILAGGIVRGTGSGMGCPDWPKCFGRWIPPTEISQLPANYQEIYGAKLKGEVEFNPVKTWIEYVNRLVGVLAGFLVFATLLTSLSFWQKDKAIVWGSFTAFFLIGLNGWLGSKVVSTELAQYMITIHMLLAILVVFALLFVWVRSRAAQVVVNIAQQKEVGLRWLALGLTIITIGQIVLGTEVREALDLVVKKLGYVQRQNWISSLDWRFYVHRSFSLVVLTGHLTLIYQLRKLGKFKNLTWVVNGLLACLLLEIGTGVVMAYLNVPAVAQPIHLLLAILLVGLQFIAVLALTPGISLPKTVKRNMEVAHA, encoded by the coding sequence ATGACCAGTTCAACCAGCCTCATTAATAAACAGGAACAGCGCTTCCAGAGTCTGGCCCTACTGACAATTGTTGCCATTTATCTGGTCATTTTGGCCGGTGGTATTGTTAGAGGGACTGGCTCTGGAATGGGCTGTCCAGACTGGCCGAAATGTTTTGGCCGTTGGATTCCCCCAACCGAAATTTCCCAGCTTCCGGCTAACTATCAGGAGATATACGGGGCCAAGTTGAAAGGGGAGGTTGAATTCAATCCCGTAAAGACCTGGATCGAGTATGTGAACCGTTTGGTTGGTGTCCTAGCTGGCTTCTTGGTTTTCGCCACCTTATTGACATCACTTTCATTTTGGCAAAAAGATAAAGCCATTGTTTGGGGAAGCTTTACGGCTTTCTTCCTAATTGGCCTGAACGGATGGCTAGGGTCTAAAGTAGTATCGACGGAGCTGGCCCAGTACATGATTACCATTCATATGCTGCTGGCTATTTTAGTTGTTTTTGCCCTACTTTTTGTATGGGTTCGTTCTCGAGCTGCTCAAGTAGTCGTTAATATAGCACAACAAAAAGAAGTTGGATTACGCTGGTTGGCACTAGGGTTGACTATTATAACAATCGGACAGATTGTATTAGGAACTGAGGTAAGAGAAGCGCTGGACCTTGTTGTTAAAAAACTGGGTTATGTTCAACGCCAAAATTGGATCAGTAGCCTGGATTGGCGCTTTTATGTGCATCGTTCGTTTTCGCTGGTAGTATTGACCGGGCATTTAACCCTAATTTATCAGCTACGTAAGTTGGGCAAATTCAAAAATTTGACCTGGGTAGTGAACGGTTTACTTGCTTGTCTTCTATTAGAAATAGGGACAGGCGTTGTTATGGCTTATTTGAATGTGCCAGCCGTGGCTCAGCCAATTCATTTATTGTTGGCTATTCTTTTGGTCGGCTTACAGTTTATTGCAGTACTCGCATTAACACCAGGTATTAGTTTACCAAAGACTGTTAAGCGAAATATGGAAGTAGCCCATGCTTGA
- the cyoE gene encoding heme o synthase translates to MLDTERLVTIGAFSDKAKAYVELIKLKLTLAVVFSGVFGYCLASDQVNWLKLILLVIASIAITGSANIINQIIEKDSDKLMKRTSVRPLPTGRLTVREAATFAFVLFAIGCYLFVEVFNIRAAALAVLSLLLYGFVYTPLKRKGQIAVFVGALPGAFPPMIGWVAATNHFGWAPGILFAIQFFWQFPHFWAIGWLAFDQYKKAGIQMMPGDGKTTETAFRIMIYTLFLVPIGWLPYFLGMTGINSALVAMFGGILFLAQTFHLMRTCTDKAALQMMFGSLLYLPIVQIVYLLDKV, encoded by the coding sequence ATGCTTGATACGGAGAGATTAGTAACGATAGGTGCGTTTAGTGATAAGGCGAAGGCATACGTTGAATTAATAAAGTTAAAGCTAACGCTGGCCGTTGTTTTCTCGGGAGTGTTTGGCTATTGCTTAGCGAGCGATCAGGTCAATTGGCTAAAGCTTATCCTATTAGTTATTGCCTCTATCGCTATAACCGGCTCGGCAAATATTATCAATCAGATAATCGAGAAAGATTCAGATAAGCTGATGAAGCGTACCTCAGTGCGGCCCTTGCCAACAGGACGGCTGACGGTGCGAGAAGCGGCAACCTTTGCGTTTGTCTTATTTGCAATTGGCTGCTATCTATTCGTAGAAGTTTTTAATATACGGGCAGCAGCGTTGGCTGTTTTATCATTGCTGCTCTATGGGTTTGTTTACACTCCGCTCAAGCGGAAAGGGCAAATTGCCGTATTTGTAGGTGCCTTACCTGGTGCTTTTCCTCCAATGATTGGCTGGGTGGCTGCAACAAACCATTTTGGCTGGGCTCCTGGCATTCTGTTTGCAATTCAATTTTTCTGGCAATTTCCGCATTTCTGGGCAATTGGCTGGCTTGCCTTCGATCAATACAAGAAAGCAGGTATACAGATGATGCCTGGTGATGGTAAAACAACCGAAACAGCGTTTCGTATTATGATTTATACGCTGTTTTTAGTCCCAATTGGTTGGCTACCGTATTTTCTGGGAATGACAGGCATTAATTCGGCATTAGTAGCCATGTTTGGTGGAATCTTGTTTTTGGCGCAAACGTTCCATTTAATGAGAACCTGTACGGATAAGGCAGCCCTGCAAATGATGTTTGGCTCATTGCTTTATCTGCCTATCGTGCAGATTGTGTATCTGTTAGATAAAGTGTAA
- a CDS encoding cytochrome c oxidase subunit 3, with protein sequence MSELVNNITLVEEPEETLSMNPRKFILWLFIVSIIMLFAAMTSAYLVRRAEGNWLEYAIPSIFYYSSVVLVISSLTMHWAYLSAKKDNFDNLKIAITITFVLGAIFLYMQFLGWVDLVNENVFFVGNPAGSFMYIFTGLHGFHLISGIIVLVFALVAAFRLRIHAKSLNQIEIAATYWHFLDILWLYLFFFLVYFH encoded by the coding sequence ATGAGCGAATTAGTAAATAACATAACCTTAGTTGAAGAGCCGGAAGAAACGCTCTCGATGAATCCCCGTAAATTCATCTTATGGTTATTCATTGTTAGTATTATTATGCTCTTTGCCGCTATGACCAGCGCGTATCTGGTACGCAGAGCAGAAGGGAACTGGCTGGAGTATGCTATACCGTCTATTTTTTATTATAGTTCGGTCGTACTGGTAATTAGTAGTTTAACTATGCACTGGGCTTACTTGTCTGCAAAAAAAGACAACTTTGACAATCTGAAAATTGCGATAACTATTACTTTTGTGCTTGGGGCGATTTTTTTGTACATGCAGTTCCTGGGATGGGTTGATCTGGTCAATGAAAACGTATTTTTCGTTGGTAATCCTGCAGGTTCATTCATGTACATCTTTACAGGATTACATGGTTTCCACCTTATCTCTGGTATTATCGTACTGGTGTTTGCGCTGGTAGCTGCGTTCCGACTCCGAATCCATGCCAAGAGCCTGAATCAAATTGAGATTGCGGCAACGTATTGGCATTTCTTAGATATTTTGTGGTTGTATTTGTTTTTCTTTTTAGTCTATTTTCATTGA